A stretch of DNA from Salmo trutta chromosome 12, fSalTru1.1, whole genome shotgun sequence:
ATAGCTgttcccaagtccagtctattctTCCCTCCAATTCCtgcagcgaccaggatgccatcacctcccgagcacgctgcttcctccactcctggtgctgctccccttcacgctgcttggtccgtttttggtgggtagatctgtaacggccgtcgttgaagagagaaggggaccaaagcgcagcatggtgagtgttcatattaatgttttaataataagaaacacttcaaaacaaacaagaaaatgaacgacagccaacagttctgtcaggtcacaaaatactaaacagaaaacatctacccacaaaacccaaaggaaaaacaggctgcttaataagtatgactcccaatcagcaacaacgatgtacagctgttcctgattgggagccatacccggccgaaacaaagcaatcccaaacatagaaccacagacatagaatgcccacccaaattacaccctgaccaaacctaaatagagacatagtagcctaattactgtgactaaacaatcacgtggaatttgactgccttcatgactcgtcaGTGtgtggtgtggcggtaatatggtcaccgcaacagTCCTGGTTGAGCACCACTTTTGACATAGTCCGTTCTGCAGTTCTGCATAACAGACAGTGTCAAAGGAGGTGCTTTAGTTGAATTGGCATGACCATCAAACACTTAAACTGATACAACACTTTCACTGAGGGTTGGCACAAATACACATATAGTGAGTTGACCACGAGGTTGTTCATATTCTCGAAGAATTAATGTGTACTCTACGTCAAGTGTCCTTGAGTACTTTTAGTTTCACATTGATGTTCCTTTGGGGGTGATCATTTGACAATTGTTTACTTGATTTTGAGCAGCTTTTAGCAAAGTGCAGAAATGCATTCTTGCCAATAAgttttaagtattttttttattaggatacccattagctgttgcgaaagccaCAAATCCAAATCCCTATCGCCGTCCATGGCTTTTTTAGGAAAGGgctgattttagctagctagcttgccacCGAAAGACAACGGCACAActagatgcaacaattcaagttttctgTAAATTACTTTTGGCTTCTAACGTGATGTGATTgctgtgaagccaaatccaaactggcttcccctGACACTTTtgttttggtgcgccaggaccattcacagttgagctcgctcagtttaactcagaactgtttggctaatattttatcatttttgtataaagggaggccaaatgcttgcaacaatgtcatacttttTTTGACCAGCCAGCATAGATGGGCTAcatgtacagagacagaggggctaCATGTTTCGTTTgcttggatgctttctccagtgagaaaTAAATCATACAAAAATAATTGAAGGACATTTAAAAAACACAGAGAGTCTTTTTTTCTTGGtcattttttggggaagcctgaaATAAGACATCACATGTATTTTACCTCAAGTGAATGGGCTATTTTCTGGAATGTTTTTTCAGTCGCAAGATATCCCTAATAGAATAGATGCGTTGTTCAAATCTATTGAAGGGGTGAAAGTGTGCCTCTAACTTGATCTACCAGaacaacggtgtgtgtgtgtgtgtgtgtgtgtgtgtgtgtgtgtgtgtgtgtgtgtgtgtgtgtgtgtgtgtgtgtgtgtgtgcgtgcgtgcgtgcgtgttgggGACTAAATTGGGCCTAACTTAGCAACCAAGTCATCTAATGTGTTACTGAGTGCCTAAGAAATCGCCTTGGGTTAAGTGGTTAGGAGACTTTCTGTATCTTACAAGTTAGGCTGCTATTTTGCTGTAGCAGGCAGACTGCGTGTTGCGCTGGTTTTTACCCAACGCTCAGCTTGTTACCCACTTCCCGATGACATGTCTTGCGTGATGCCTGTGTTTTTAAATCCCCTGCACTTACCATGCTACACTGATTGTTCAACAATTGCAATATGGGGCTGATGGTGATAAGTTATGTATAACAGTGCGATTGGAGATGCGATCATGTGAAATGATATTTGACAAGGTGGATTGCAGCTCGTGTTCCATGGTCTGTGCGTGCAGGAAGGCACCTCCCtttcttcttctacttcttctccctccctctctttctctcccctcctctgtcttCCCAGCTAGCACACTTGATACCTTGTAAGTTGTGGGAActtatgtttttggtttcacattggttgtgagAACGAAGCCATgtgtttcctgaccggtaaaacagAACATTTAAAAGacattctgagaacagaagttgTGAGGACAGACGGTTGGAGACGAGAATCAAGTACAGGGAGTAAACATTTAATGAATAAACAGACATGAAATAGGACAGGACAACATCTGGACATGAAAACataattttaatggacaaaaaatgtgcttttctttcaaaaacaaggacatttctaagtgaccccaaacttttgaacggtagtgtatatgtttttaaataacattcttagaacgttctctgaacatTACTAAGGCTTTCCATTGGCTTTTATGGAATGTATTCTTTATGTTCCCGGAACAATTTGAGAAGacgactttaaatagaaccacaaggaaacctgtaggaaacgttatactgaagtactgaaattcccacagaagaacattgGTTCTTtacgttctctgaactatttgagaacatgcctaatgtcaaaccagttggagaacgttcctagaacattaccaaattGAAATTCAATGTAACCATGTTTAAACTTTTAGGAAACGTTTTGTtgaagtaatgaaataccaagaaaattgtttttttttgccaAGTTCCTTAAATGTCCTTAGAATGTTTCATAGCCAAGCAACTGTcttgcaccattcccagaaagttgtgggaaggttgtatgcaaaataaccataggacaagaACGGGCTTACCAAGCTCTAAAAAATATATGGTTCTCAGattgttatgtgctagctgggttagACATCGAACACTCCTGTGTGTTCAAACACAACTCTCGTCTCTCGAACTCTCCATGCGTTGTAGTTCTCCTTTGGATAATGAGATGTGTAACAACTGACTCAAATATTGATACCAAACCTGTTGATTGGGTTTGCTTTTATCTCTGTCAATGAAATATGAGTTGTAGTCCGAATAGATGAACTGCGTGGTTAAGACATCAACTTCCACAACAAGCACAGCAGCAGCTATGTGAGGTCATGAACTTAAAGTAAACAAGTTGTGATCAAGCGTCATGAAGATCCAATATAGCCTACTGTATCTgcatgttgttattattgtttggCCGGGTGTAACAAATCCTGTGTGATTAGGAGTAATTAGTAATTCATTCAGATCACTGAATCTGCCCAAATAGGCCGGTACTATGGACAGTGAAAAGAATCTTTACAATATGAAAATGTTGAGTCATGAATGTTCAGGAGACACCATTTCTGTCTGCTCTGCACATGTCCATCCTCACCTGACACGGTTCTGAGGGCTTAAACATGTGAACGGACACAGGAACCAACCACCATGTGGGAAAACAAACCCTTGAGAAACAAAAGCCCTGTGTATATTAATCAACAACCTGCTCTCTGAGTTAGCCAGTGGGTTAGCCGGTGTCGTAATAGATGGACACTTCTTGAATGTTCTTGAATGTCAAATCTGCTCCTAGCCCCTACCCCTTAGTTCTACCATTTAGGCACTTCTGCAGAGCTGAGAGTTTTGGATCAGTTTCAAGCATTATGGTAATAGCGTCACCTTGCCTTCTGATAGGCTTGATGGAAATTTCCATCTGATTGTTTCATATCTGCAGGAGTGACTATGGGGTAGGGGCAAGCTGCGGGCTAGTGGTGGAAATGTTGAAATTCAGAGAGTTTATCAATACCCACAGTGACAGGAGGCATGGCTCCAACTAAAAGCACAAAACACAGAAGCAACCAGAGCACTCCTTAGTGAGGTGACAGACTGGACTGGAGTTCGCCACTTCTGGAAGAGCATGACGGGCCAGCAGCCTCGGTCTCAGCCGACAACACCGGCAGAGGAGACATGGCAGTAACTGCCGCTAATGTTACCGGCACCTTTGACGATCTCTCTCTGAAGGTGGTACCTATCTCTATCGGATCCATCCCTTATTTGAGCCAGTTAGACAGCCACGTGTCGGTCTCAGACGGGGAGAAGAGGGTAGCCACCTTCCTGTTCTCTGGGATATTCCTGGATCTGGTGGGCATGACGTTCATAGTCATGGGTTGGCTTAAGTACGACGTCAGCCGCAGCTTCGACTGGACCCAGCTGCTCGACCCCATCCTGCTGTCTGTAGGAGGCACCTTCATCCTCATCAGCGTCTGTATGTTCAGGATGCTCTCCTGCCGGGTGTGTAAGCCGAAGGACCACGCCGAAGAGTTTTCCGAGTCACTGGCGATCGCAGGGTCCTGCCAATCAATTGTGTTCAACGGGATCAATCAGCCAATAATGTTTTACAGAGCCACGGTAGTGCAGTATATCCAAGCTCCATACGAATTTGTTACACAGGAAGTGAATCCATCCAATGTGTTTCAGCCCAATGTTGGCTCAGCCAATGGGGTTCCCAGAACCTTGCCACCTCAATACTTCACCGTGTGCCCATTGGGTAACCCAGCGTTTATAGGAGACAACAAAAGCCCTCCAAACAACAACTGCAGACAAGATGGCAGACATAGCAGGTAGGAACATATGAATGAATGTATAGACCAGgtgagacctgggttcaaatagtatttgttttcgtttcaatactttgagtgtttgatTGAGAATGTCTAAAGTGCCAGTTGGGCGGGGTTTGTTGGCACGTAtgagactattccattggttccattgcaccaggaAAGCGCAATCAAGCACGTTGTTTGGAGGGTTTGTCTGTCATAGTGTGACTCTCAACCTACAAGACAGCAACAGGTACTCAGGTGGATGGTAATACATGGCTAACAAGTTAATGTTTGTTAGGGATGATAGAGAGCAATTTGGATAGCTACTGTTTAACACCATGTTCCTCACAATAGGTCTGAAGGAAACAATTTAAAGCGGAATAGTTAATTAGCCATGGTCTGTTGGCATTGGAAGACGACTGAGAGGCTAGTTTGGTTGTCACACAATTGTCAACCAAGTGTGAACCAATTGACTTTCATCTGTTCTCTCTTTACTATGGTGTCCCTTGAGGATGGGATCCTGTAGCAATGAACTTCAGCCAATAGGGGCAGCCCCATGGATCCCATTACTCTATAGTGAATGTGTTATTATAAACCGGGTAGTTTGAGTCCTGGATGTTGATttgctgaaagccgtggtatatcagacaatataccatTGGTATGATGCAAAATTACttgtttactgctctaattacgttggtaactactttataatagcaataaggcacctcaggggtttgtgttatatggccaatccaggcactctgcattgcgtGGTGCATACTAACAGCCACTTAGTcgcggtatattggccatataccacacccctctggccttatttcTTAATTAGCTATGTATGGTCTAACACTCACCCTGCATAATATCAAGTCAAGTTTCCTTTATTCGCCCAGGAATGGAGAATTGGGTTTGCTTCACATTAAAACCAAATGTGAAGCAAACCCAAACTATTTCCTATAATTCTTTCATGTTTTCTATAACCTATTTTCTTTAACAGGCTAACAGTGTGGACCGAGCACCCAGATGATGGAAAATGATCTGAAGCAGTTCTACTGAGCCTCGTTCACCTCCCCCAGCATACAGAACCATCTACCCCTCTCTAACTGTCTGACGGCTACCTCAACCTGAtgcctcctactactactactgtaaaaCAACAACGGAAATGGTTTTCCCCATAAACTGACCTGCTGCTTATTTGGAGTTCCTCGGGGCGCTTTTATCAATGATGGTTTAGTTTGAAGATATGTAGAAACTGCTTTTCCAATAGAAATCCCTTATGATGCTTGTAGGCAATGTCATGGCgaagttggctagctaagctaATGCACAGACACAGGTCATTGGGTGTAACGCcccgaactgcgcatgtgcaggctgtcaaatcaaaggcacctTTCAATATATAGTTGTTTTTGATGAAAATGAAAGGGTATCAGGttgtcactttcacaaggttggagtaataacatttACTTAAGATATTGGCTTGAATCTAGGTTGTTAGATTTAGAGGATATTAATAACTTAGGAAGATGTTTTCACTTCTcacattgacttctcaaaccccaaatcCCGTTTTGGTCTGCCAAGTCTATTTCacaagcgttcccggaagtctcgcAATGTAGGGCCTCTGGGTTTAAAAACTCTGTGCTTTTACCAAAGCTGGTGGATAAACAAAGGTAGTTCACTCAGGCCGTTAACCATTGAAGAAAGGGTCAGTTCTGGTCTACATAAAAGGTGTCAGGCAAATATTTCCCTGTTTTAAAAGAAGCATGTCTGCCTGTCAACAAGCTCCTTTGGAGTGCTTGGAAACGGTGTCATGAGGGCATTGTGAAAATTCCATCATTTGAAAAGGTTCAAACGTTATCTGATTTGAGTACACTATTTCACACATCTCTGAGCTCACATGCACGATATTGTACTGTTGAGAACTCAACCAAAACTCTATTCTAAGTTTTACATTTGATCCAGGTATTCCATTCAGGAAATAACCGGGTGCCGGGATTTTAAAGTAGTTTTCATTTTTCACTTGTGCTGCGCTGTGACAGTCCGTGGTGGGTTGGATTTATGCTGCAGAATGAGAAGACAAGACGCTGTTCTCCTTCTAGCTAACTATAATAATTCACTTGAAACAACTACTGTCTACAGTGATCTTTATTTATAGACTGCTCAAAGTGGTAAGAGTATTTGTGATTGAGAAAATGCTTTTAATGACCAGGGCTATTATTGGCTAGCTAAGCCTCACTTAAGCTAGGTAATGTTGGCTAGCCAGCTATTCAGCTAGCTAGCCTTGTGTTCACAGTGAAATTGTCAGAAAGGGTCTAGCTAGctatgcactgagtgtacaaaatattaggaacacctactctttccatgacatagactgaccagttgaatccaggtgaaagcttgatcccttattgatgtcaccagtTTAATTCGcttcaatccgtgtagatgaagggggagacaggttaatgaaagatttttaggccttgagacaattgagacatggattgtatatgtgtgttattcagagggtgaatgggcaagacaaaatatttaaggtacaccacccaaaggacatccagccaacttgacacaactttgggaagcatgggccagcatccctgtggaacactttggaCACAttgcagagtccatgccctgactaattgaggctgttctgagggcaaaagggggtgcaactcaatattaggacactcagtgtatatggtgACATTTGATCAGAAGTAGCTGAATGATTTAATGGCTGCAGCCAGTGTAGCTAGCTAGAGTTTGCATCTTGGGATATTTCTTATAAGTTTAtttgctaggtagctagctagctaacattcattATACATGTGTTGTGTTATCCAACAAGTAAACAAAAACATTTAGCCAGCTAGTCTTAGCTGTTTGAAATGCAGCCTCATCAcattgccatccgttttgtcaccaaagccccatatactacccaccactgcgacctgtacgctctcgttggctggccttcgcttcataatcgtcgccaaatacattggctccaggtcatctacaagaccctgctaggtaaagtccccccttatctccgctcactggtcaccatagcagcacccacctgtagcacgcgctccagcaggtatatctttctggtcacccctaaagccaactcctcctttggtcgtctctccttccagttctctgctgccaatgactggaacgaactacaaaaatctctgaaactggaaacacttatctccctcactagctttaagcaccagctgtcagagcagctcccagatcactgcacctgtacatagcccatctataatttagccgaaactactacctcttcccctactttatgaatttattttatttattttgctcctttgcaccatattatttatattttaactttgaactttcttcaaataacaaatctaccattccagtgttttacttgctatactttatttactctgccaccatggccctttttgcctttacctcccttatctcacatcatttgctcacattgtatatagtcttatttctttctactgtatcattgattgtatgttgttttaccccatatgtaactctgtgtttttgtatgttgtcgaactgctgtgctttatcttggccaggtcgcaattgtaaatgagaacttgttctcaacttgcctacctggttaaataaaggtgaaataaataaataaataaatcaaattgaTTGGGAACACACTGCCtggctatagctagctaactagttagatCTTATCTCATTATCTGCATATGAGTGTTAATGTCCCAGATATACGTGTTAATGTTAATTTCCCAGATATACAAGTGTCTTCTCACATCATGTCAGTATCATTTGTTTAATTTATGATCCAGACAATGACTCATAAAAGCCATGTCTGTAGCTTGTCTTCCTTGCAGTAAgccattgttattttatttttccccTCAAATGATGTCATTCTTGCATTCTATGGCCGGACATCTTCACCAAAATGTAGAAATGACAGCTAAAATGTAGTCATAGACAACAATGTTGTTCAGGCTTATTTAATGAAGCCTAAATGAGCATTATTATTAGGTGTTATGGTTTTTGTGGAGCCTGTCACCTTTAAAGGgtgactgcacttcctgatttggcatTGTTTTTCATCAATAAGAAATGCTAAAAAGGACTGAAGGCAAACAAGAgttgtcttgggggtgtggtttgatgtgggtgtttcttgggtgtgtctttaccattcaatcacaacaaacaaggACAGTAGTGAGTACAGCTAGTTTTGTTATGGAGAGAACAACGTTTTGAAGTTgaggactcctgactgactcccCTCCTGACTGACTCGCCATGTCAATATGGCCAGCTAATTCAGTTCTATGTGTAGGCTAAAGCCTGCACAGACCTTGTGTTTAGCCAAGCTgaaagcagctagctagcataatTGGGTGATAGCTGTAGCTGGTTATCCTATCTAGCTGATATTTATCTTTCAAATAAGTTATGGCAAGATAGCAAGAGCCAGTGTCTATAATGTGTTTCATGAGACATTTGTTCTACAACACCTTGCTAAGAAAGTAGCTTGCAACTTAGTTTCACCACATCATGTAAATACACGTTACCGTGAAAATTGTATCAACTGTGAATTGAATGTCCGGTCTTGAATCAGCTCAGCTGTCCTAACACAAtattctataactggctagttttgtCTCGTCTCGTTTCTCCTTATGTCCTCTGTTTGATCTTTCCCGGGACAAATCCCAGAAGTACTAATATCCCTACAACTGGTGTAGGCTTCATGTGGACATTACACAAACATCGCCCAgcttgtgtgtgttcatgttacaaagacaaaaaaaatgtatactgtaAATATCATATTGATGTGCTTATGAAGACAGTATGCATACACTTACCTAGCAAATACAAATACGTTGTGTGTAGAGTACAACTTCAGCTGTATAACCAGAACTAGAACGGCATTCTATTTGTCTATTTGGCCAAATCTAAGGGTTTGGGTGTCTAACCGTACACTTTGACATGagcagctctctgggtgaggttctgtcttcaAGTCTCCAGTGAGTGATTAAGTCCCTTCCATCTATGTAATGCATTACAGGTTATGGACAGGTGCAGTCAGGTGGCACTCCATCCTGTATATGACAGAGTTTGCCTCAACCTATGGGTCCAGCAGGTAGAGTTTAATAACTACAGGTAGATGTGAAATACAGGAGGATGGCACTCTTCTCATAccactctgtaggctactgaccaaTTCAAAGCTTCCTCCAGGAGGAAGCggcctacagagtaatatgagaagagTGCAATTGCTGAACTTGTGTAGATATTCTAAACAAAGTGTGTTGATCACTTTCGAGTGTAACAGTTCCATGTAATACTgtagaagcagtgttctgctaatttaacaatgtgcaaatattctACCTTCCGGTA
This window harbors:
- the LOC115202577 gene encoding transmembrane protein 174-like — encoded protein: MAVTAANVTGTFDDLSLKVVPISIGSIPYLSQLDSHVSVSDGEKRVATFLFSGIFLDLVGMTFIVMGWLKYDVSRSFDWTQLLDPILLSVGGTFILISVCMFRMLSCRVCKPKDHAEEFSESLAIAGSCQSIVFNGINQPIMFYRATVVQYIQAPYEFVTQEVNPSNVFQPNVGSANGVPRTLPPQYFTVCPLGNPAFIGDNKSPPNNNCRQDGRHSR